One genomic region from Gossypium hirsutum isolate 1008001.06 chromosome D13, Gossypium_hirsutum_v2.1, whole genome shotgun sequence encodes:
- the LOC121225481 gene encoding uncharacterized protein, which produces MGCVLSQHDETGRKEKATKGSAIAEFLANRALEDYKPLNFDFPNEDLMYVATTEEDSHENHPLKLNFDGVLNAVGIGIGAVLVSPNGDHYPFTSKLDFDYTNNMAEYEACIMGIRVAIERKIKILEVYEDSALVIYQLKGEWEMKDPKLIRYWKLVLKLIEEFDSITFHYLLRNKNQMADALATLASMIKVKKSEDMKPIQIIIYETPTLCYNIEEEKNDEHPWYQDIL; this is translated from the coding sequence GCTACCAAAGGCAGCGCAATAGCAGAATTTTTGGCCAACAGAGCTTTAGAAGACTATAAACCtctgaattttgatttcccaaatgaagacttgatgtatgtggcaaccacTGAAGAGGATTCCCACGAAAATCATCCTTTAAAACTAAACTTTGACGGAGTTTTGAATGCTGTAGGTattggaattggggcagtccttGTGTCCCctaatggagatcattatccttttaccagtaaattggattttgattacaCCAATAACATGGCTGAATATGAAGCTTGCATTATGGGCATCCGGGTAGCCATAGAGCGAAAAATTAAGATACTAGAGGTATACGAAGACTCTGCATTGGTAATATACCAGCTCAAAGGAGAATGGGAAATGAAAGACCCAAAGTTAATCCGCTATTGGAAGTTGGTTCTgaaattgattgaggagtttgacagTATCACTTTTCATTATCTCCTACGAAacaaaaatcagatggctgatgctttaGCCACTCTAGCCTCTATGATCAAAGTGAAAAAATCAGAAGACATGAAGCCTATTCAAATCATCATTTATGAGACTCCAACTCTTTGCTACAATATTGAGGAAGAGAAAAATGATGAACATCCATGGTATCAAGATATACTGTGA